In Oscillatoria acuminata PCC 6304, a single window of DNA contains:
- the accD gene encoding acetyl-CoA carboxylase, carboxyltransferase subunit beta, translating into MSLFDWFANRRKSGPMSQERQEREIADGLWTKCPECGVLTYTKDLRANQMVCLECGHHLRVDGLERISQLIDGTTWMPLDENLQAVDALKFRDRKSYSDRLREYQDKTGCLDAVKTGLGKLDGLPVALGVMEFQFMGGSMGSVVGEKLTRLIERATRERLPLMIICASGGARMQEGMLSLMQMAKISGALERHRENKLLYIPILTHPTTGGVTASFAMLGDIIIAEPKATIGFAGRRVIEQTLREKLPEDFQSAEDLLLHGFVDAIVPRTQIKKTLAQLICLHQPQSPLSHRIPLPDAMHLSTTAID; encoded by the coding sequence ATGTCTCTATTTGATTGGTTTGCAAATCGCCGCAAGTCAGGCCCCATGAGCCAAGAGCGGCAAGAGCGAGAGATAGCCGATGGGCTATGGACAAAATGTCCCGAATGTGGGGTTTTGACCTACACCAAGGACCTCAGAGCGAATCAGATGGTTTGTCTCGAATGCGGGCATCATCTGAGGGTAGATGGATTGGAACGGATTAGCCAACTCATTGATGGCACGACTTGGATGCCTTTAGATGAGAATTTGCAAGCGGTGGATGCTTTGAAATTCCGCGATCGCAAATCCTACAGCGATCGCCTCCGGGAATATCAAGACAAAACCGGCTGTTTAGATGCGGTGAAAACCGGACTCGGCAAGCTGGATGGTTTACCCGTGGCCCTGGGGGTGATGGAATTTCAATTTATGGGGGGCAGTATGGGGTCCGTGGTGGGGGAAAAACTCACCCGCCTGATTGAACGGGCGACCCGAGAACGGTTACCCCTGATGATTATCTGTGCTTCTGGGGGGGCGCGGATGCAAGAAGGGATGCTGTCCCTGATGCAAATGGCGAAAATCTCCGGGGCTCTGGAACGGCATCGCGAGAATAAGTTGCTGTATATTCCCATTTTGACCCATCCCACCACGGGGGGCGTGACGGCATCCTTTGCGATGTTGGGGGATATTATTATTGCTGAACCGAAAGCTACCATTGGGTTTGCCGGACGCCGGGTGATTGAGCAGACTCTCAGAGAGAAGTTGCCGGAGGATTTCCAGTCGGCAGAGGATCTGCTGCTTCATGGGTTTGTGGATGCGATCGTCCCCCGGACTCAGATTAAGAAAACTTTGGCCCAGTTGATTTGTCTGCATCAACCCCAGTCGCCGTTGTCTCATCGGATTCCGTTACCGGATGCGATGCATTTGAGTACCACGGCGATCGACTAG
- the psbV gene encoding photosystem II cytochrome c-550: MLKRCIWLAVATVFFTFQIFVGNATAVELDRGIRTVPLNESGQTVVLSLQQVERGKRVFNDTCSKCHAGGVTKTDFNVSLSQEDLAFATPRRDTIEGLIDYMKNPTSYDGETDISELHPSIKSADIFAEMRNLTEDDLFAIAGHILIQPKIQGIQWGGGKAYR, translated from the coding sequence ATGCTGAAAAGATGCATCTGGCTGGCTGTAGCCACTGTATTCTTCACCTTTCAAATATTTGTCGGGAATGCCACGGCAGTGGAACTCGATCGCGGGATCCGCACCGTACCATTAAACGAGAGTGGGCAAACCGTCGTCTTGAGCTTGCAACAAGTTGAACGAGGCAAACGGGTATTTAACGATACCTGCTCCAAATGCCATGCCGGTGGGGTGACCAAAACCGACTTCAACGTGAGTTTGAGCCAAGAAGATTTGGCCTTTGCAACTCCTCGACGAGATACGATTGAAGGGTTAATCGATTACATGAAAAATCCGACGAGCTATGACGGGGAGACGGACATTTCCGAATTACACCCCAGCATTAAGAGTGCGGATATTTTCGCGGAAATGAGAAATCTGACCGAGGACGATCTGTTCGCGATCGCCGGACACATCCTCATTCAGCCTAAAATCCAAGGCATACAATGGGGTGGTGGTAAAGCCTACCGCTAA
- the psbV2 gene encoding photosystem II cytochrome PsbV2, with protein MLTKFLIRSVVAIVVIGLGFMTFTLPAQADSIDLYLRRYLQVTEPVAIEINPQGETRLFSPESLHEGKELFKQHCLNCHVGGATLPYPVVSLSLKDLSGATPPRNNLEALVAYMRSPMSYDGSEDIYWCREVPETWLPTDQVENMAAFIIRAAEKAPGWGTKDFRG; from the coding sequence ATGTTGACAAAATTTTTAATCCGCTCAGTGGTGGCGATCGTCGTCATCGGCCTGGGTTTTATGACTTTCACCTTACCGGCACAAGCTGACTCGATTGACCTCTATTTGCGCCGCTATTTGCAAGTCACCGAGCCCGTGGCCATCGAAATCAATCCGCAAGGAGAAACTCGCTTATTTTCTCCAGAAAGTTTGCATGAAGGCAAAGAGTTATTTAAACAACATTGCCTAAACTGTCATGTAGGAGGGGCGACTTTGCCCTATCCCGTTGTGTCTCTGTCCCTAAAGGACCTCAGTGGCGCGACCCCCCCCCGAAATAATCTCGAAGCGTTGGTCGCCTATATGCGTTCCCCGATGAGTTATGACGGCAGCGAGGATATCTACTGGTGCCGAGAGGTCCCGGAGACTTGGCTACCCACGGACCAGGTGGAAAATATGGCAGCTTTTATTATCCGGGCGGCTGAGAAAGCACCGGGTTGGGGGACAAAAGACTTTAGAGGGTAG
- a CDS encoding diguanylate cyclase: MSSLRQAINPQPITTTADTTVEAVLTLMSRTRSSGVLILDPQRGNGTQREQLIGIFTERDVVRMIAASQEIKGVAIAEVMTKKVLTLTESLTDDQDIVTVLTLFRHHRIRHLPVFDVNGTLMGILTQQSIRTVLKPIDFMRLRRVAEVMTTRVIHAPVSTTVLNIAKLMAIYNVSCVVLAEADHQEATPLDSNWGVWSADSCQIKAVRPVGIITERDMLQFRNLELDLERLKASTVMSAPLFPITPDASLWEAHQQMQRRRVHRLVVVGNEGELGGIITQTSLLQALDPMEMYAEIEVLQELLQQSESEREALLKQLIARNKLLESLALTDELTGLPNRRAMEQALPQMLPHSAAQEKSLYSDYICLFAIDVDFFKRVNDTYGHPTGDEVLKEIAARLQRRARANSWFYRYGGEEFICLTVGIGPETAWEYGEDLREAIAQKPFITTEGVEIPLTISIGGALAPMSRIVSTGVKIGQDPQVLLEFADRALYQAKREGRNRVQFCPDSEILCQFDADPLDAR, from the coding sequence GTGTCTTCTCTTAGACAGGCGATCAATCCCCAACCCATCACCACCACGGCGGATACCACTGTAGAAGCCGTGCTCACGCTGATGAGTCGGACCAGAAGCAGTGGTGTCCTCATCCTAGACCCTCAGCGAGGAAACGGGACTCAACGGGAGCAGTTAATCGGGATTTTTACAGAACGGGATGTGGTCAGAATGATTGCAGCCTCGCAAGAAATTAAAGGGGTGGCGATCGCCGAGGTGATGACCAAAAAAGTCCTCACCCTGACCGAATCCTTAACCGATGATCAAGATATCGTCACCGTCCTCACCCTATTTCGCCACCATCGAATTCGCCATCTTCCCGTGTTTGATGTCAATGGAACCCTGATGGGCATCCTCACCCAACAGAGTATCCGCACCGTCCTCAAACCCATTGATTTTATGCGTCTGCGGCGAGTGGCTGAAGTAATGACCACTCGGGTGATTCATGCCCCAGTCTCGACCACAGTGCTCAATATTGCCAAACTCATGGCAATTTATAACGTCAGTTGCGTCGTACTCGCCGAAGCGGATCACCAAGAAGCAACTCCCCTCGATTCAAATTGGGGGGTTTGGTCGGCAGATAGCTGTCAAATCAAAGCCGTTCGTCCCGTGGGTATTATCACCGAACGGGATATGTTACAGTTCCGCAATCTTGAACTGGACCTAGAGCGCCTTAAAGCCTCAACGGTGATGAGTGCGCCCTTATTTCCCATTACACCGGATGCCTCCTTGTGGGAAGCCCATCAGCAGATGCAACGGCGGCGAGTGCATCGCTTAGTCGTGGTGGGGAATGAGGGGGAACTCGGGGGAATTATCACCCAAACCAGTTTGTTGCAAGCCTTAGACCCGATGGAAATGTATGCGGAGATTGAGGTCTTACAGGAATTATTGCAACAATCGGAATCGGAACGGGAAGCCCTGCTCAAGCAACTGATTGCTCGGAATAAATTACTCGAATCTTTAGCCCTCACCGATGAGTTGACCGGGTTACCCAACCGCAGGGCTATGGAACAGGCGCTGCCGCAGATGCTGCCCCATTCGGCGGCTCAGGAGAAGTCACTCTATAGCGACTATATTTGCTTGTTTGCGATTGATGTGGATTTTTTTAAACGGGTGAATGATACTTATGGTCATCCCACCGGAGATGAAGTGCTTAAAGAAATTGCGGCACGGTTGCAAAGACGGGCCCGGGCGAATAGTTGGTTTTATCGCTATGGGGGGGAGGAATTTATTTGTTTAACCGTGGGGATTGGACCGGAAACGGCCTGGGAATATGGGGAAGACTTGCGAGAGGCGATCGCCCAGAAACCGTTCATCACGACCGAGGGTGTAGAAATTCCCTTGACCATTAGCATTGGCGGGGCACTCGCCCCTATGTCCCGGATAGTCAGCACTGGAGTCAAAATTGGACAAGACCCCCAGGTGTTACTAGAGTTTGCCGATCGCGCCCTATACCAAGCCAAAAGAGAGGGCCGCAATCGGGTACAGTTCTGTCCAGATTCGGAAATCCTCTGCCAATTTGATGCCGACCCTCTCGATGCTCGGTAA
- the petJ gene encoding cytochrome c6 PetJ, with the protein MKRLLSIVLLAIAILTVAFVPPAFAGDAANGAKIFSANCAACHAGGNNVIMANKTLKKDALDQYAMNSIEAITAQVTKGKNAMPAFGGRLSDAQIEDVATYVLEQAEKGW; encoded by the coding sequence TTGAAGCGACTATTATCCATCGTTTTGTTGGCGATCGCCATCCTGACTGTTGCCTTCGTGCCTCCCGCCTTCGCTGGAGATGCCGCCAATGGTGCCAAAATCTTTAGTGCCAACTGTGCCGCTTGTCATGCCGGTGGCAATAACGTGATCATGGCTAACAAAACCCTGAAAAAAGATGCTCTCGATCAGTACGCCATGAATTCTATTGAGGCTATCACGGCTCAGGTGACTAAAGGTAAGAATGCCATGCCTGCTTTTGGGGGTCGTTTGAGTGATGCTCAAATCGAAGATGTCGCTACCTACGTTCTTGAACAAGCTGAAAAAGGCTGGTAG